A genomic window from Paenibacillus antri includes:
- a CDS encoding ABC transporter permease produces MQFWLKRLYRDRFLILLMLPGLAYFLIYKYLPLVGSVIAFQDFSPFLGFLESPWVGMKHFAVIFEDYEIVQVLWNTLNISFLQIAFAFPAPIILAIMLNELRSNGWFKGILQSIVYLPHFMSWVIVVGICVIFLRGSGVINSFLGTYFGIDPIPFLSDPAFFKPLIVLQVIWKEAGWGTVIFLAALAGVDPQLYEAAVMDGAGRFRKIWHITLPALRSTIVILLILRLGTVLDTGFEQIFLMLNPFVMEQGNVLDTYVYFKGIVQSDYSFATAVGLFKGVVGFGLVWGANRLAKRFGQDGVY; encoded by the coding sequence ATGCAATTCTGGCTGAAGCGGTTGTATCGGGATCGGTTTTTGATCCTGCTGATGTTGCCGGGACTGGCTTACTTTCTCATCTACAAGTACCTTCCGCTGGTAGGATCGGTCATTGCGTTTCAAGATTTCAGTCCCTTTCTAGGCTTCTTGGAAAGCCCGTGGGTCGGCATGAAGCATTTCGCCGTCATCTTCGAAGACTACGAGATCGTTCAAGTGTTATGGAACACTTTAAACATCTCGTTCCTGCAGATCGCGTTCGCGTTCCCCGCGCCGATCATTCTGGCGATTATGTTGAACGAGCTTCGAAGCAACGGTTGGTTCAAGGGAATTCTCCAATCGATCGTGTACCTGCCGCACTTCATGTCGTGGGTCATCGTCGTCGGCATCTGCGTCATCTTCCTGCGCGGCAGCGGCGTCATCAACTCCTTCCTGGGCACGTACTTCGGCATCGATCCGATCCCGTTCCTGTCGGATCCGGCGTTCTTCAAGCCGTTGATCGTCCTTCAGGTCATCTGGAAGGAAGCGGGCTGGGGGACGGTCATCTTCCTCGCCGCCTTGGCGGGCGTCGACCCGCAGCTGTACGAAGCCGCCGTCATGGACGGAGCGGGGCGCTTCCGGAAAATATGGCATATTACGCTGCCGGCGCTGCGCAGCACGATCGTTATCCTGCTCATCCTGCGCCTCGGCACGGTGCTCGACACCGGCTTCGAGCAGATTTTCCTCATGCTCAACCCATTCGTTATGGAGCAGGGGAACGTGCTCGATACGTACGTCTACTTCAAGGGCATCGTACAGTCGGATTACAGCTTCGCCACGGCCGTCGGATTGTTCAAAGGCGTCGTCGGGTTCGGTCTCGTCTGGGGCGCGAACCGGCTGGCCAAGCGATTCGGCCAGGACGGCGTCTATTAA
- a CDS encoding DUF4855 domain-containing protein produces the protein MKRLNTVNRSALAALMAVSLFPAAAPGAGANESGFTNVALQRPYTVTAHVPDSDLAPYDVRTAGDTDTPGRELTNGRIAASKVGDAYFANAEWNGFSRQVARDIVVDLGSAKYIDSVVGGFLRERHAAVDLPRYAKLFLSDNGTDWYAAGERTKDHSTSQTVERVELGFDGVDATARYVKLEAEVGMFTFMDEIVVNGREPAEGDRPASALPPAPAIVDRPPPTLEDSGGVHHLYLSYYYPGRPELGDWSKEEFKSVVAHTDAAGDRTGWMFDSVLSIPIGGSYFDFDKKPAWDAYLDSLFSANLHFDALDQATGEAKAELGDPDRRTKVVVSIPYLAPDQSAASGSWGEVNGEPLNVLLDEVTPEQSFDARKKIIDWYTGEVERRFAEQGFEHLELAGFYWYHEEIGFATVYEEAIVRHTADRVHALGKKLFWIPFYQANGSTYWEELGFDAVMMQPNYMFKSHFAPNQYSATVDLSRLKNTAATAKRFGLGVEVEGDYHMSWPGWGTDYDGQLYNDEYARRKYYAYLNEYAKAGLNETVTGYYLGAKTVLQGFYNSTDPKVRDIYDETAAFAAGTYTPRTIEETVVPLPAGDSWSNMVQLEAKEGDVYSSYVAIAASQWLKFPMAAGEDWVVTVTPLEGKVGFETRLWGETQTKHSGFSYGKSDSVQSLVISNPTGAATQGVLRVFPETPSAKYKITLSRPVEDGTTQMNALRLPNQQPTAGAASAGQVVWYKLTGKPSYTLTLVPDGTAADFDLALYRDANSGAPEKVSANGAGAYETIQYTNVYADSFVYYLKVTAKTNGTYTIYNGVQPPGEQPELPGDGWETAMTLTAKEGVIYSGQIAGNGQHWFKFPIRAGEDWIVRLRPLGAANTVGGLETRYFHEAPAAVHPHGGFSYNNEWSVLPEHRLLVSQREPNDSFIVVRVTGMTTGGAYELSLERPVEDGASKLSALPLGNAYAALGEATAAGQDIWYKMSGLSQYAVEALPLGGADVDVAMYWNGAYTNVLASSAKPGDAAESFAYANPYDPKFVYFLKVTAKTPGRFVLGTKPGLPVYDVEAPSKPASFAAADVTKTGVTLAWEAASDNVGTVAYDLYRDDALIATVTGTSYADAGLERFTTYRYKLIARDAAGNASEAAVVEAFAFPGEGNANGLKKNEERKGE, from the coding sequence ATGAAACGTCTGAACACGGTGAACCGGTCCGCGCTCGCGGCGTTGATGGCCGTTTCCTTATTCCCGGCCGCGGCTCCGGGCGCCGGCGCGAACGAAAGCGGATTCACGAACGTAGCCCTCCAACGCCCTTATACCGTTACCGCGCATGTCCCCGATTCGGATCTCGCTCCTTACGACGTACGTACCGCCGGCGACACGGATACGCCCGGACGGGAGCTGACGAACGGCCGGATCGCCGCCTCGAAGGTCGGCGACGCGTATTTCGCCAACGCGGAGTGGAACGGATTTTCCCGGCAGGTGGCGAGGGACATCGTCGTCGACCTCGGATCGGCGAAATACATCGACAGCGTCGTCGGCGGCTTCCTCCGCGAGCGACACGCCGCCGTCGATCTCCCGCGGTACGCGAAGCTGTTCCTCTCGGATAACGGGACGGACTGGTACGCGGCCGGCGAGCGAACGAAGGATCATTCGACCTCGCAGACCGTCGAACGCGTCGAGCTGGGCTTCGACGGCGTCGATGCGACCGCGCGCTACGTCAAGCTCGAGGCCGAGGTCGGCATGTTTACGTTCATGGACGAAATCGTCGTGAACGGGCGGGAACCGGCGGAGGGCGACCGCCCCGCGTCCGCGCTGCCGCCGGCGCCGGCGATCGTCGACCGGCCGCCTCCGACGCTCGAAGACAGCGGCGGCGTCCATCATCTCTATCTCTCTTATTATTACCCGGGCCGGCCGGAGCTCGGCGACTGGAGCAAGGAAGAGTTCAAGTCGGTCGTCGCGCATACGGACGCGGCGGGCGACCGGACCGGCTGGATGTTCGATTCCGTGCTCTCGATTCCGATCGGCGGCTCGTACTTCGACTTCGACAAGAAGCCGGCCTGGGACGCGTATCTAGACAGCCTATTCTCGGCGAACCTGCACTTCGACGCGCTCGATCAGGCGACCGGCGAAGCGAAGGCGGAGCTCGGCGATCCGGATCGCAGGACGAAGGTCGTCGTCTCCATTCCGTACTTGGCGCCCGACCAATCCGCCGCCTCCGGCAGCTGGGGCGAGGTGAACGGCGAGCCGCTCAACGTACTGCTCGACGAGGTAACCCCGGAGCAATCGTTCGACGCGCGCAAGAAAATCATCGATTGGTACACCGGGGAAGTCGAGCGGCGCTTCGCCGAGCAAGGCTTCGAGCATCTGGAGTTGGCGGGCTTCTATTGGTATCACGAGGAGATCGGCTTCGCGACGGTGTACGAGGAAGCGATCGTGCGCCATACGGCCGACCGGGTTCACGCGCTCGGCAAGAAGTTGTTCTGGATCCCGTTCTATCAGGCGAACGGCTCGACGTATTGGGAGGAGCTCGGCTTCGACGCGGTTATGATGCAGCCGAATTACATGTTCAAGTCGCATTTCGCGCCGAACCAATATTCCGCGACCGTCGACTTGTCTCGATTGAAGAACACGGCGGCGACGGCGAAGCGGTTCGGTCTCGGCGTCGAGGTGGAAGGCGACTACCACATGAGCTGGCCGGGCTGGGGCACCGATTACGACGGACAGCTGTACAACGACGAGTACGCGCGGCGGAAGTATTACGCCTACTTGAACGAATACGCGAAGGCCGGTCTGAACGAGACCGTAACGGGGTACTACCTCGGCGCGAAGACGGTGCTTCAAGGGTTTTATAACTCGACGGATCCGAAGGTGCGCGACATTTACGACGAAACCGCGGCGTTCGCGGCGGGGACGTATACGCCTCGAACGATCGAGGAGACGGTCGTTCCGCTTCCGGCCGGCGATTCGTGGAGCAACATGGTACAGCTTGAAGCGAAGGAAGGCGACGTCTACTCCTCCTATGTGGCGATCGCGGCTTCGCAATGGCTGAAGTTCCCGATGGCCGCGGGCGAAGACTGGGTCGTTACCGTTACGCCGCTCGAAGGGAAGGTCGGCTTCGAGACGAGGTTGTGGGGCGAGACGCAGACGAAGCACAGCGGCTTCTCGTACGGGAAGTCCGACAGCGTCCAATCGCTCGTTATCAGCAACCCGACGGGAGCCGCGACGCAAGGCGTGCTGCGCGTCTTCCCGGAGACGCCGAGCGCGAAGTACAAGATCACGCTCTCCAGGCCCGTGGAGGACGGAACGACGCAGATGAACGCGTTGCGGCTGCCGAATCAGCAGCCGACGGCCGGCGCGGCTTCGGCGGGGCAAGTCGTGTGGTATAAGCTGACGGGCAAGCCTTCGTATACGCTGACGCTCGTTCCGGACGGGACCGCGGCGGATTTCGATCTGGCGCTGTACCGCGACGCGAACAGCGGCGCGCCGGAGAAGGTGTCGGCGAACGGAGCGGGCGCGTACGAGACGATTCAATACACGAACGTCTACGCGGACAGCTTCGTGTATTACCTCAAGGTGACGGCGAAGACGAACGGAACTTATACGATCTATAACGGGGTGCAGCCGCCGGGCGAGCAGCCGGAGCTTCCGGGGGACGGCTGGGAGACGGCGATGACGCTTACGGCGAAGGAAGGCGTCATCTATAGCGGACAGATCGCCGGCAACGGGCAGCATTGGTTCAAGTTCCCGATTCGCGCCGGGGAAGATTGGATCGTTCGCCTCCGTCCGCTCGGGGCGGCGAATACGGTCGGCGGCCTCGAGACGCGATATTTCCATGAGGCGCCGGCCGCGGTCCACCCGCATGGCGGATTTTCCTATAACAATGAATGGTCCGTTCTGCCGGAGCATCGCCTGCTCGTCAGTCAGCGGGAGCCGAACGATTCGTTCATCGTCGTTCGGGTGACGGGCATGACGACGGGCGGCGCCTACGAGCTGTCGCTCGAGCGTCCCGTCGAAGACGGCGCCTCGAAGCTGTCGGCGCTGCCGCTCGGGAACGCGTACGCGGCGTTGGGCGAAGCGACGGCGGCGGGGCAGGACATTTGGTATAAGATGTCCGGCTTAAGCCAATACGCGGTCGAAGCGCTGCCGCTCGGCGGCGCCGACGTCGACGTCGCGATGTATTGGAACGGCGCGTACACGAACGTATTGGCGTCCTCCGCGAAGCCCGGCGACGCGGCGGAGTCGTTCGCCTACGCGAATCCGTACGATCCGAAATTCGTCTATTTCCTGAAGGTGACGGCGAAGACGCCGGGACGGTTCGTCCTCGGCACGAAGCCGGGATTGCCCGTCTACGACGTTGAAGCGCCGTCGAAGCCCGCGAGCTTCGCGGCGGCGGACGTTACGAAAACCGGCGTAACGCTCGCGTGGGAGGCGGCCTCGGACAACGTCGGCACGGTCGCCTACGACCTGTACCGCGACGACGCGTTGATCGCTACCGTAACGGGTACGTCCTACGCGGATGCCGGACTCGAGCGGTTCACTACCTACCGCTACAAGCTAATCGCGCGGGACGCGGCCGGCAACGCGTCCGAAGCGGCCGTCGTCGAAGCGTTCGCCTTCCCCGGCGAAGGGAACGCGAACGGCCTGAAGAAGAACGAAGAACGCAAGGGAGAGTAA
- a CDS encoding extracellular solute-binding protein, protein MKQRLNTTLQLALVTALCAGLAACSGGNGGAAEQENAAPAPAPEAAPSETKEQPAAAETKSEEKFTITMLDFRYGKLPPAGGAGIQMINERFNVDWQPTYVSRDDYDQKLSVTVAGGDMPDILIMENPMEPNFYKWAAQGAFLPLEEYIDDYETFKLLPDFAINAATVNGHIYELPGYYVSQFSNTPMIRQDWLDNLGLKMPTSYEELREVALAFTNNDPDGNGKKDTYGMVMAENINPQYHFGAYWDFLAWYHKDKDGNFVPGIISDVRKEHLKFLADLYKEGAITPDFGLINWGQAYKEFYSGKGGMFIGYPGGVGPDNIQALKDINPNAKLAPIPPFPAPDGTLGFTSNSGMYRAVMLNAKLKDQPEKVKRILEIVDFGRKFYPAEERTPANAEFDWFRGKEGSGYKMQDGVAVLELEEKGLKPSDYFPDTNAWAPNDAANQFAEQYKSEPLHYDTLKAFEKMHLESKHYYGPEKGLYSEPKNKYELDLYFKMYAEQTKMIVGQTPIDEGWDAMLQKYMNEGGAEMIKDVNEKIKAAGTSGRWE, encoded by the coding sequence ATGAAACAACGGTTGAATACGACTTTGCAATTGGCCCTCGTCACGGCGCTGTGCGCGGGGCTCGCCGCTTGCAGCGGCGGGAACGGCGGCGCGGCGGAGCAGGAGAACGCAGCTCCGGCGCCTGCGCCGGAAGCCGCGCCGAGCGAGACGAAGGAGCAGCCGGCCGCGGCCGAGACGAAGAGCGAGGAGAAGTTCACGATCACGATGCTCGACTTCCGCTACGGCAAGCTTCCTCCGGCGGGCGGCGCCGGCATTCAGATGATCAACGAGCGGTTCAACGTCGATTGGCAGCCGACCTACGTCAGCCGCGACGATTACGATCAGAAGCTGTCCGTCACGGTCGCCGGCGGCGACATGCCGGACATTCTCATCATGGAAAACCCGATGGAGCCGAACTTCTACAAGTGGGCAGCGCAAGGCGCATTCCTGCCGCTCGAGGAGTATATCGACGACTACGAGACGTTCAAGCTGCTGCCGGACTTCGCGATTAACGCGGCGACGGTGAACGGACACATCTATGAGCTTCCGGGCTACTACGTTTCGCAATTTTCCAACACGCCGATGATCCGTCAAGACTGGCTCGACAACCTCGGACTGAAGATGCCGACGAGCTACGAAGAGCTGCGCGAAGTGGCGCTCGCCTTCACGAATAACGATCCGGACGGCAACGGGAAGAAAGACACGTACGGCATGGTGATGGCGGAGAACATTAACCCGCAGTACCACTTCGGCGCGTATTGGGATTTCCTCGCCTGGTACCACAAGGACAAGGACGGCAACTTCGTTCCGGGCATCATCTCCGACGTCCGCAAGGAGCACCTGAAGTTCCTCGCCGACCTGTACAAGGAAGGCGCCATCACGCCGGACTTCGGTCTCATTAACTGGGGGCAGGCATACAAGGAGTTCTATTCCGGCAAGGGCGGCATGTTCATCGGTTACCCGGGCGGCGTCGGTCCGGACAACATTCAGGCGCTCAAGGATATCAATCCGAACGCGAAGCTGGCGCCGATTCCGCCGTTCCCGGCGCCGGACGGCACGCTCGGCTTCACCTCGAACTCCGGCATGTACCGCGCCGTCATGCTGAACGCGAAGCTGAAGGATCAACCGGAGAAGGTGAAGCGGATTCTCGAGATCGTCGATTTCGGACGCAAGTTTTACCCCGCGGAAGAGCGCACGCCGGCGAACGCCGAATTCGATTGGTTCCGCGGCAAGGAAGGCTCCGGCTACAAGATGCAAGACGGCGTCGCCGTGCTGGAGCTCGAAGAGAAGGGGCTTAAGCCGTCCGACTACTTCCCGGATACGAACGCATGGGCGCCGAACGACGCGGCGAACCAATTCGCGGAACAGTATAAGAGCGAGCCGCTCCATTACGACACGCTGAAGGCGTTCGAGAAGATGCATCTGGAGAGCAAGCACTACTACGGTCCGGAGAAGGGGCTGTACTCCGAGCCGAAGAACAAGTACGAGCTCGATCTGTACTTCAAGATGTACGCGGAGCAAACGAAGATGATCGTCGGCCAGACGCCGATCGACGAAGGCTGGGACGCGATGCTGCAGAAGTACATGAACGAGGGGGGCGCCGAGATGATCAAGGACGTGAACGAAAAGATCAAAGCGGCGGGCACTTCCGGACGTTGGGAGTAA
- a CDS encoding CoxG family protein: protein MKIADSFTIPAPKSAVWDVFMNVEKLAGCVPGCRDMTALSDTEYEADMEVKTKFMTIAFKANGRLKGFAEGEELTVEMTGKPTKLAGLFRTKLKVRLQERAEAETEVEYDMDLQMSGRLASLGDVMMKGTVTESSREFARNVQRLFAEAPGGTAE from the coding sequence ATGAAGATCGCCGATTCTTTCACGATTCCCGCGCCGAAGTCGGCGGTGTGGGACGTGTTCATGAACGTCGAGAAGCTGGCGGGCTGCGTGCCGGGCTGCAGGGACATGACGGCGCTCAGCGACACGGAGTACGAAGCGGATATGGAAGTGAAGACGAAATTCATGACGATCGCCTTCAAGGCGAACGGCCGGCTCAAGGGCTTTGCCGAGGGCGAAGAGCTGACCGTGGAGATGACGGGCAAACCGACGAAGCTGGCGGGGTTGTTCCGAACGAAGCTGAAGGTGCGGCTGCAGGAACGCGCGGAGGCGGAGACGGAGGTCGAGTACGACATGGATCTGCAGATGTCCGGCCGGCTCGCGTCGCTCGGCGACGTCATGATGAAGGGCACGGTTACGGAGTCGTCCCGGGAATTCGCGAGGAACGTGCAGCGGTTGTTCGCGGAAGCGCCGGGAGGGACGGCGGAGTGA
- a CDS encoding M81 family metallopeptidase: MKIVLVEFHQESNSFNPLPSGIEFFERSGMYEGEAVRAFYGDKPCALAGMLRAIDESGATAIPGCSMFASSGGPVEHGVAEHFLEKSRSIVMANGPVDGVFVSLHGATQTTSEEDCSGYILEAIRGAAGPSAIIAVSTDLHANITDRMMEHADIICGYRTYPHQDHYETGYRAAKLGLACLTDGVKPRMVKAKVPMIVPASGYSTMSGPFAELIRYGEALERSGKLADFSIYQMQPWLDVGDGASAVLAIDRDPKRAESYALELGQRLFDLRKSFRPDLLSVDDVIERAERNRSGKPVVLVDAADSSNAGATGDSVAVVRRLLARGSTLRTAIAVNDSPAADRAFALGVGRTADFTVGGSRYPEMNPPLQVEAYVKSLHDGVFVQEGPAGRGTVQRIGPSAVLQVGNISILVCRQTAGNGDPGLFRAFGIEPTLQELVVVKACGSYKAAYSRMTELIYDADTPGAAAVDLRSLPFRRLPKETYPLSELDGYRVHEIVHARRGR; the protein is encoded by the coding sequence GTGAAGATCGTACTCGTCGAATTCCATCAGGAATCCAATAGCTTTAATCCGCTGCCCAGCGGGATCGAGTTTTTCGAACGAAGCGGGATGTACGAGGGGGAAGCCGTTCGGGCGTTCTACGGGGATAAGCCGTGCGCCTTGGCCGGCATGCTGCGAGCGATCGACGAGTCGGGGGCGACGGCGATTCCCGGCTGCTCCATGTTCGCCTCGAGCGGCGGGCCGGTGGAGCATGGGGTCGCGGAGCATTTTCTGGAGAAGTCTAGAAGCATTGTTATGGCTAACGGTCCCGTCGACGGCGTGTTCGTCTCGCTTCACGGAGCGACGCAAACGACGTCGGAGGAAGATTGCTCCGGGTACATCTTGGAGGCGATCCGAGGCGCGGCGGGACCATCGGCGATCATCGCCGTATCGACCGATCTGCATGCCAACATCACGGACCGTATGATGGAGCATGCGGACATCATCTGCGGCTACCGTACGTACCCGCATCAGGACCATTACGAAACCGGGTACCGCGCCGCGAAGCTGGGACTCGCTTGTCTGACGGACGGCGTCAAACCCCGGATGGTGAAAGCGAAGGTGCCGATGATCGTTCCGGCGAGCGGGTACTCGACGATGAGCGGCCCTTTCGCCGAGTTAATCCGGTACGGGGAAGCGTTGGAGCGGTCCGGGAAGCTGGCGGATTTCTCCATCTACCAGATGCAGCCTTGGTTAGATGTGGGAGACGGCGCATCGGCCGTTCTCGCGATCGATCGGGATCCGAAGCGAGCGGAATCCTATGCGCTGGAACTGGGGCAGCGCTTGTTCGACCTGCGCAAGAGCTTCCGGCCCGACCTGCTGTCCGTCGACGACGTGATCGAGCGCGCCGAGCGGAACCGGAGCGGGAAACCCGTCGTGCTCGTCGACGCCGCCGATTCGTCGAACGCGGGGGCGACCGGCGACAGCGTCGCCGTCGTTCGCCGGCTGCTTGCGCGCGGCTCGACGCTTCGAACGGCGATCGCCGTGAACGATTCGCCGGCCGCGGACCGCGCGTTCGCGCTCGGCGTCGGTCGAACGGCCGACTTCACGGTCGGGGGCTCGAGATATCCCGAGATGAATCCGCCCCTGCAGGTCGAGGCGTATGTGAAATCGTTGCACGACGGCGTCTTCGTGCAGGAAGGGCCGGCCGGACGCGGAACGGTGCAGCGCATCGGTCCCTCCGCCGTGCTGCAGGTCGGGAACATCAGCATCCTGGTTTGCCGTCAGACGGCGGGGAACGGGGACCCAGGGCTGTTTCGGGCGTTCGGCATCGAGCCGACGCTGCAGGAGCTGGTCGTGGTCAAAGCTTGCGGCTCGTATAAGGCTGCATATTCGCGGATGACGGAGCTGATTTATGACGCCGACACGCCGGGAGCGGCCGCCGTCGACCTGCGGTCGCTGCCGTTCCGGCGGCTGCCGAAGGAGACGTATCCGCTCTCCGAGCTCGACGGGTATCGTGTGCACGAGATCGTTCATGCGCGGCGGGGACGGTAA
- a CDS encoding Gfo/Idh/MocA family protein, which produces MSKVKVGIVGVGSIAHMCHLPGYRNNPHAEIVAIADTDVERAKRVASEFGNPAVYESAERMYREAGVDAVSICTFNDTHVSLALSALKYGIDVLVEKPMAVSLEEALQLKEAAAASRNVVMVGMSHRYRADAQALQGLAAGGELGEIYYAKAKILRRRGAPLGWFTQRLYSGGGPMMDIGVHALDLAWWMMGAPAPKQVLGKQFRKVAPYDTKYASFYEAHSDVNKVGPVYDVEDMGTAFITFDNGAALTIEASWAVNGSQDDALKVELFGTKGGASLDPLTVFKETNRIPVEYALKVPAADLYQAEVDAFVRCVRERERPLCDASQGYEVVKMLEAIRVSSDTDDLVRLA; this is translated from the coding sequence ATGAGTAAGGTGAAGGTCGGAATCGTCGGCGTCGGATCGATCGCCCATATGTGCCATCTTCCGGGGTATCGGAACAACCCGCACGCCGAGATCGTCGCGATCGCCGATACGGACGTAGAACGCGCGAAACGAGTGGCGTCGGAGTTCGGGAACCCGGCGGTGTACGAGTCGGCGGAGCGCATGTATCGGGAAGCGGGGGTGGACGCCGTCAGCATCTGCACGTTTAACGACACCCACGTGTCGCTCGCGCTGTCCGCGTTGAAATACGGCATCGACGTATTGGTGGAGAAGCCGATGGCCGTCAGTCTCGAAGAGGCGCTGCAGCTGAAGGAAGCGGCGGCGGCGTCGCGCAATGTCGTCATGGTCGGCATGAGCCACCGCTATCGCGCGGACGCGCAGGCGCTGCAAGGGTTGGCCGCCGGCGGGGAGCTGGGGGAGATTTACTACGCCAAGGCGAAGATCCTGCGCCGACGCGGCGCGCCGCTCGGCTGGTTCACGCAGCGTCTCTACTCCGGCGGCGGTCCGATGATGGACATCGGCGTGCATGCGCTCGACCTCGCGTGGTGGATGATGGGTGCGCCGGCGCCGAAGCAGGTGCTCGGCAAGCAATTCCGGAAGGTGGCGCCGTACGATACGAAATACGCCTCCTTCTACGAAGCTCATTCCGACGTGAACAAGGTCGGGCCTGTGTATGACGTGGAGGATATGGGAACGGCGTTCATCACCTTCGACAACGGCGCCGCGCTTACGATCGAAGCGAGCTGGGCGGTGAACGGCAGCCAAGACGACGCGTTGAAGGTGGAGCTGTTCGGCACGAAGGGCGGGGCGAGCCTCGACCCGCTGACCGTTTTCAAAGAGACGAACCGCATTCCGGTGGAATACGCGCTGAAGGTTCCCGCGGCCGACCTGTACCAAGCGGAGGTCGATGCGTTCGTTCGCTGCGTGCGGGAGCGGGAACGGCCGCTCTGCGACGCGAGCCAAGGCTACGAGGTCGTGAAGATGCTGGAAGCCATACGCGTCTCCTCCGATACGGACGATCTGGTGAGACTCGCATGA
- a CDS encoding sugar phosphate isomerase/epimerase family protein codes for MKLALSMWSVHKYWYDGEWNVFDFLEFAATTKAEGVELLSIFWKDRETELPLAKERLKALGLRTACYAACNNFVSADAAEREAQLKEVTDAVDAAAYLGASVVRVFSGDLPKDDSIAFEQGLEYVVEGLRRSSRYAESRGIVLCLENHGLFAGKSGQVRRVIREVGSPALKSAFDTGNFLLVDQQPSEALEELIAEVKHVHVKDFALVGPDVSECVLPSLEGKRYQGKIAGQGEVDLEGLLTRLQRFGYDGWYTVEFEGVEEQRLGSMRALAYVRDILHSIEVNN; via the coding sequence ATGAAATTGGCGCTGAGCATGTGGAGCGTGCACAAGTATTGGTACGACGGCGAATGGAACGTATTCGACTTCCTCGAATTCGCGGCGACGACGAAGGCGGAAGGAGTGGAGCTGCTGAGCATCTTCTGGAAAGATCGGGAGACGGAGCTTCCCTTGGCGAAAGAGCGGCTTAAGGCCCTCGGCCTGCGAACGGCTTGTTACGCCGCCTGCAACAACTTCGTCTCCGCCGACGCGGCCGAGCGCGAAGCGCAGCTGAAGGAGGTAACGGACGCGGTCGACGCGGCGGCGTACCTGGGCGCTTCCGTCGTGCGCGTCTTCTCCGGCGATCTGCCGAAGGACGACTCGATCGCCTTCGAGCAAGGGCTGGAATACGTCGTCGAAGGGCTGCGCCGGTCGTCGCGATACGCGGAGTCTAGAGGGATCGTCCTCTGTCTGGAAAATCACGGCTTGTTCGCGGGCAAGAGCGGACAGGTGCGCCGCGTCATTCGCGAGGTCGGCTCGCCGGCGCTGAAGAGCGCGTTCGATACCGGCAACTTCCTGCTCGTGGACCAGCAGCCAAGCGAAGCGCTGGAGGAGTTGATCGCCGAGGTGAAGCACGTGCACGTGAAGGACTTCGCGCTCGTCGGTCCGGACGTCTCGGAATGCGTGCTTCCCTCCTTGGAAGGGAAGCGATATCAAGGCAAGATCGCCGGCCAAGGCGAGGTCGATCTGGAGGGGTTGCTGACGCGTCTTCAACGATTCGGGTACGACGGCTGGTACACGGTCGAGTTCGAGGGCGTCGAGGAGCAGCGCCTCGGCTCGATGCGAGCGTTGGCCTATGTTCGCGATATTTTACACTCTATCGAAGTAAACAACTAG
- a CDS encoding carbohydrate ABC transporter permease encodes MKESASGKTFQVVNATLLTLIGAFMLFPFLYVFAVSFSSYKEFIQADFLIWPKQWVFDAYDYIFKSDAFIRSIFFTIYVTILGTIVNLLFTSSMGYALSRPVVGRKPVLVLVLFALLFPAGLIPTYIVVKETGLINSIWALILPVAISPFNLIVMRQFFLSIPGEVVESAVMDGATDLGIFARIVLPLSKPALAAFGLFYAVGHWNNYFGGLLYMNSPEKWPVQVVLRQLVVVNETNTLRVATEMVEQMPPPETIQMAALLVATVPILIVYPFLQKHFAKGVMLGAVKG; translated from the coding sequence ATGAAAGAAAGCGCAAGCGGGAAAACGTTCCAAGTCGTCAACGCGACGCTTCTTACGCTGATCGGGGCGTTCATGCTGTTCCCGTTCCTTTATGTGTTCGCCGTGTCGTTCTCTTCTTATAAAGAGTTCATCCAGGCCGACTTCTTGATTTGGCCGAAGCAGTGGGTGTTCGACGCGTACGACTACATCTTTAAGTCGGACGCGTTCATCCGGTCGATCTTCTTTACGATCTACGTGACGATCCTCGGGACGATCGTAAACCTGCTGTTCACGTCTTCGATGGGATACGCGTTATCCCGGCCCGTCGTCGGCCGAAAGCCGGTTCTCGTTCTAGTCCTGTTCGCTCTGCTGTTTCCGGCGGGACTGATCCCGACGTACATCGTCGTGAAGGAGACGGGACTGATCAACAGCATTTGGGCGCTTATTCTTCCGGTCGCCATCAGCCCGTTCAATCTGATCGTCATGCGGCAATTTTTCCTGAGCATCCCAGGGGAAGTCGTCGAATCGGCCGTCATGGACGGCGCGACGGACCTCGGCATTTTCGCCAGGATCGTTCTCCCGTTGTCCAAACCCGCTCTAGCCGCGTTCGGGCTGTTTTACGCGGTAGGCCACTGGAACAATTACTTCGGCGGCTTGTTGTACATGAATTCGCCGGAGAAGTGGCCCGTGCAAGTGGTGCTGCGCCAGCTCGTGGTCGTGAACGAGACGAACACGCTCCGCGTCGCGACGGAGATGGTCGAGCAGATGCCGCCGCCCGAGACGATACAGATGGCGGCGCTGCTCGTCGCGACGGTGCCGATTCTGATCGTGTATCCGTTCCTGCAAAAGCACTTCGCGAAGGGAGTGATGCTTGGCGCGGTGAAGGGGTAA